A segment of the Phoenix dactylifera cultivar Barhee BC4 chromosome 15, palm_55x_up_171113_PBpolish2nd_filt_p, whole genome shotgun sequence genome:
TCATGAAGCGATAATGTATACACCGAGGAAAAGAGATGAAAAGGGGTGATTAGTTAACAAGGATTTTAAATTGCATGAGAGATTATTAAATTTATCATTCTTAAAATTCAGGGATAAGATAAAACACCTTCCTATAAAatgttttatttgaaaataattgATCAGGAGCTTCGAAGGCCACCTGTTTATCTCTCCTGCATACCATCATTTTTCTCCTTAAGAATTCTATAATGTGAGGATGCGAGCAAATCTTATCACCATATAATCCCTTAGTTTACCATGGTTGATTAGTTCCATTAACTGGAGCATTGTGGTGGGTAACTTTTTTGAGCATTAGTATACTATGATGTGTACCTTATGAGCTGTCTTCTGATTTAAAATGCTGATATTATCTTTAGAACCTCTCCTTTTTAAGACCATGTGTTTTTAATCAGGTTCTTGTACTGTGTAAAACTATTACGCTTATGAAAAGGAAATGTTATTAGAACCACTCTTTGGATGTTTCATTATGTAAAGAAAGGGCCCAAAACCTTCTCTTCTTATGCATTAACTAAAGTGGGTGTATTACAAGCAAAGACATGTTATCAAGTGGTCTAATCTCATCCATTAGGACTGTTTGACTCTTAGGTGGAATactcatcctctctctctctctctctctctctctctaagtaTTTGGTTGATAATCCCTGCCCTCTGTGGGTAGGCAAATCCAAGGCTACCCAAATAAAATGTTTGGCATGATGTTCATCAAAAAAATGTTAGCAGGCTTGAACTTTTGGATTAAAATGCCCTTAGATACAGATCCATTTGGACTTAACTCGTGTCTAAGATATAAATTTATGGGTTTGGGTTTAAATTAACAATACCAGATCTCCAACCAAGTCAGCTGTGGGTCTGGCAAGTGTGAATTCAATCCTGTAAATTTAGCTCGTTTTTGTTTTATGAAAGAGATGAATAAAGCTGGCAAGTATCGTATATCTGTAAATTGGGACATGGATGCAATATTCTGAGGTTTTGTACAAACTTGCCGCCTTTTTGATGCCTTTGTGATGTGGAAGCTTTCTAAGTCTTAGTATTAAAATTGGTAACTAATTGATGAAACTTTAGTCTTGTGTTGAGTTTTGTTAAGAAATCATTGATGCATATTCAATGTTTGATATTGGAATAATTTCTATGAGGTTAACCAAAAAAATCTGGAGAGCAATCAAAGGTGGAGAATTGAGGTATGAATCCTTATCTGAAAATAAGAACTTGCATAAGTTATGGCTAATCAAAGCCCAAAATGGTTAAGTTTAAAATGGTAGGAGTATCCTTATGCAATAGTTGCTGTGATGAAATGTGTGTGGTGGTCCATGAAGGCTCCATTTAAAAGGATTTTCTTAATGTGATTGGTAGTTCGGTACCTTCAAGCAACCTCATTCAAATTTCAAAGATGCTACTTCGGGCTGAAGCCAGTGGAAGGTAGAAATATTCTCTTCAATGAGCCATCAATTTCTCCTTGACTTCTTACTTAGAAGGGATTTTCTCTTAAACTTGTGTGAAGGATTCTTGCTTCTCCTGATCTCCAAGTCTGTAGTATATGGTTAAGGTACTCCTTTGCCACCTATAGGCGTGCCAACAATTTGGACAAGGAGGAAACCGTCCCCAGACCTCTTCAATTCTCAATATAAGCCTTGGCCCTGGGTCGTTTTATCTCATTTTGAGGCAAGGAAGATATGGGTGGAGCGACAAACATAACAGTACCAGTTGTGAGCAAGATCTATTGCTTTTCCTCTCAGACTACATTGATGGTGAGGAGGCGGCCTCGTTTGGTGAATGGAGGTGGCTTTGTGGTCATGAACTCTAATCAGAATCTGGTTTTCAAGGTTGATGGTTGTGGGATCCTCGGCATCAAGGGGGAGTTGATTCTAAGGGATGGAGATGGAGCTCCAATACTTTTCATTCGTAAAAAGGTGATCCACTTCGGCTCTTTCTCCTTGTTACTGTCGTTGTGTTCGCTGAGATCTTTCAAATTGCCAGGGAGGCGTCGTGCAAGCACTAAGTGCTCACAACCGATGGAACAGTTACCTAATGGACTACGAAGAACCAAGCAAGCTAGTCTTTAGCTTGCGAGAGCCGAAGTTACGTCTTCTGACGAAGAACTCTATAAAGATCTCCAATGATACAGACGGGAAAAACAAGGACTGGAGCTTTGAAGTGAAGGGATCCTTCATTAAGAGGGCTTGCACCATCAATGATCGAAGAGGCAACGTTGTTGCCCAGGTAATTAGCAAACCATGCAGAAGGCCTACAATTTGTATATAAACGCAAACAATGAGACAGAAAGTATCGTAACTTGTTCTTCTTTTTGAGTTAGGTGGGTCTCAAGGAAATGGTGGCAAACAAGGATTTCTACCATGTGGTGGTGCAACCAGGCTACGACCAGGCCTTCGTTATTGGAGTGATAGCTATTCTTGACAACATACATGGGGAGTCCACCAGGTGTTGATGGGAATACGAGGAAGAATAGTTGATGCTATACCTCTTTGTGATCAAAGAAGGGAGACCAATGCAAACAGAGTTGGGAGCCATACAATAGAATAGAAGTTGCATGTGGAAGCTGAACAAGGAAATGTGTGTGGATAGCCCTCCTGAGTCCATGGGATCGCCCCTCAGTCATGGATCATCACATTCCATGGTTATCATCATTAAATAAAATTACCGCTGTTTCCTATAAATGGTTAGCTAATACATGGTAGATGgactgaaaagaaaaaaaaaagaaacttgtGTGTAGGTAATGTTGGATTATTTGTTTGTAAGCTGAAGGGGAGAGAGAGTTCTGGTAGCTTCTCTTTTATTATGGAATTGCTTATACGCAACCCTTTCGTTAATTGTTATGCTAACTTTATGGAATTTCCCAGCGAGTTTTCAATTGATATTAATCTGAATCCACATACCTTATCCATTAGACAAAAGAGGATGACCTCAAACTTCAAAAATCTTTTTAAGAGAATACTTCTGTTCAAAGGCGTGCCTTTCTGCCATTTGTAAAGAGCTTCGAGTTGGTCTCTTTCCAATGCATGGTTGGTTCTGGCTTTTTGACGTGGGCCTCAGGCCGAGGAATAAAGGTGGTTGCTACGGGCACAAACGTGAACGGTTCTTGCAAATCAAGGCCTTGGAGCAAGTCATCACTCAAAAAATGCACTACACAATAAAAACGACATCTAAATATAGGCATAAATCCAAGACAACGTGATAAAGGTGCACTGTTGGACTTATCAGCAATACGCACATAGTCAGAGAAAAGAAGCAAGAATAATTTTTAGTTGGACTTGAGCTGATAGACTAATCCAACCGCAAAGCAACACATATGGAA
Coding sequences within it:
- the LOC103716302 gene encoding protein LURP-one-related 6-like, with the protein product MGGATNITVPVVSKIYCFSSQTTLMVRRRPRLVNGGGFVVMNSNQNLVFKVDGCGILGIKGELILRDGDGAPILFIRKKGGVVQALSAHNRWNSYLMDYEEPSKLVFSLREPKLRLLTKNSIKISNDTDGKNKDWSFEVKGSFIKRACTINDRRGNVVAQVGLKEMVANKDFYHVVVQPGYDQAFVIGVIAILDNIHGESTRC